The stretch of DNA ATTTTTACCAAGTTTGGTACCCCTCGTGCTCTAATTAATAATAAAGGTTCACACTTTAACTACGAATTAGTTGTTAAAGCTCTGAATAGGTATGGAGTTAAACATAAAATTGCCATGGCATACCATCCCCAAACAAATAGACAGGCGGAATTCTCTAATAGACAGCTTAAACAAATTTTGGAGAAGGTAGTCAATCCCACCCACAAACATTGGTTATTCAGATTGGATGAAGCTCTATGGGCATATCAGATTACATTCAAGACACCATTGGGGATGTCGCCTTTCAAGCTTGTTTATGGGAAACCCTGTCATTTTCCCGTTGAACTTGAACATAAGACATATTGGgcaattaagaaattgaatataGATTGGAGTGCTGTTGGTACTAATTGCCTGTTGGAGTTGAATGAGATGGAAGAATTCAGAGCACAAACTTATGAGAATGCCAAGCTGTACAAAGAAAATACCAAATGATGGCATGACAGTAAGATTTTTCCACGACAATTTGCACCTGGACAAtaagtcttgttatttaattctaGGCTTAAATTGTTTCCTGCCAAATTAAAATCTCGTTGGTCTGGCCCATTCGAGATAGTGCATGTCTATTCTCATGGAGCTGTAAGAGTCAAAGCCAGCAAGAATGATTCTACTTTCAAAGTCAATGGCGAAAGATTAAAGCATTACTTTGGAGCTCCTataattaatgataaaaattccATCACTTTTCAAACTGCTTAATATTTCTTTCCTACACTATTTTATTCGTTTACattgtttttaatttctttgtttaatttatttaataagtttaccaaacttttattttctttagttgtAGGCACATTATGGCCCAGGTTTGTAGAAATCAGCCCAGCTAAtatattagttaattttagtttaatatttttttctattatttttctttttcctagtCAACTTTTCTTTTTTGTGTCAGGGCACAATCTCAAGTTAATCTTATCCCCCACCTCATCATTATATTTTCTCTCACGTTTTACCCTATTCTATTCACTTTTTTTCTAATTTCCTTTCCATTTCATCTTCTCAACCCTTCTCTATTTTTACTCCATAAAACTGTAAAGGTCCCACCTTTTTCATTTTCTAGTCACTATTTTCTCCTAAATGGCTCGCCaaacaccatcttcttccacctCTATGCATCTACGGACATTCTTTAGGAAAATTGTAGAAGAAAAGTATACCTAGAACATATCATAGAAGCCATTTTTTCTAGAAAAAGGTTTCATTTTCCAAGATGCCCCCTTTATGGGCTATTCTAAAATCTCTTCTATCTTGGAGAAATATGGGTGGAAAATATTTTGTCTCCACCCCGATGACGTCCTCACCAATGTAGTGAAAGAATTTTATGCTCATCTCACCTCTCCTGATTATATATGTTCGCGTTGTCTCGGTAATGTTCGATGAAGACTCAATCAATGCATAATATGGGTTATCTGATGGCCCTAATGAACATTCTCAATTTGTGAAGACCATGACAACTGAAGGACTCAACCAAGTTTTGACAGATTTATGTGTAGAGGGAGCGAAGTGAACAGTTTCTCGAAATGATTGCTACACCATTGACTGTGTATCATTGGAGGCTCACTGTAGGGTCTGGTATCATTTCCTTACAACTCGTCTCATCCCTTCTACTCATTACCCAACTATTTCAAAAGAACATATGTTATTATTGCACTAAACTATGATTGGTAAAAAGATCAATGTTGGAAACATTATCTTTAGAGAATTCCACCACTGCTTTCTAAAGAATGTCGGTACCTTGTCAGAGGGTGAAAGTTCCTATTCAAGTGAATGAAGACATAGTCCCCAATAAAGAAGTCATAACAAAGCAAATCGCCTTAAGATTTTCTGGGGAGGAAATGCCACGGCATCTGGGCTCTACATCTACAACTTCACCACATATGAATACTGAGGCTACTCCATCAACATCTCACAGTAACTTTGAGTAGAAAGTGATTGATACTCTTGAGATGTTGCAACAACATTTTCGAATGATGGAGAAACACCAACTAAGGCAAGCCACTGATCTTAGCCAAGCTCAAGAAGAAATGACTCTATTTTGGGGATATGTCTAAGGAAGGGATAAGGCCATTAAGAAATCTCTTCAGAAAAACTTTACCCAACCTATGCTTACATTCTTTGTTTTTCCTAAAGAATTGTTGTTGGAACcagacgatgatgatgatgatggagaAGAAGCCACTGCGGAGAAGAAGACCATAGAAAAAAAGGGAGAAGATGAGGAAATCAAATTTGTGCATATTGAACCTGATAAGGATGAAGCTGGTGTGACTCAAACTACTACACCTACTGATACTACCACTACACCGAAATCCACTACACCTATGGCCGAGCAAGAGCACAGGGTTCATTAACTGATTGATGATCTCACGAAATTAGatattgatgatgatgaagagGTGGCCATTAACTAGCTAAAGAGGAAACACTACAAGCAAGTTGCTGGGAAATCTATTCAAGATGATGCTGGTGAAGTGGAAAGGAAGCAACACTACAAACGCGCTGTTAGAAAATTAACCCAACCCAATTAGAGTAACCCCAATCTCTTCtaagctttttttttattttcatttgcatttttttattttataacatatttttcaTGGACTCATATTTGGTTGTTACtgtatttttataattgtaaGCAGTTGTTTttgcattttgaaatgttttattgttcatgcattgaggacaatgcatcccttaggtatCAGGGTGTGTTGTGTTGTAAATATAGTATGCAGTagatatatgttttaatattcatgcattttttcattcattttgccattacatacaaatgccaaataactGCCAAACTATGCTGAGTTATTGTTATCGATGATGTTCGATGAGGATAATAACTCTtcgattaatttagaaaattgtgatagttaattaagcatgTTTAACTTAAGATAGTTGTTTGAAAATTGATTGCTAAAAGTagaataactttagtatcattaCAATTAATCTATTGTAGGGTTCTTTTAATGCATTTAGAATTTCTTTAAcctaaattcaataatttggtTATGAATAATAAAGAATACTATGGCAATAGTTTTACACTCCAATGTTTGGAACTGTTGAGTAGGTCTGTAATgctttgtttgctccatcgtaTTATTGATTAGAAAAACAAGTTCAAGTAAGAgtgagtaaaaaaattattaataataatgatttaGGGACACTCCACTGTAGTTCTAggctgagtagctaaggaggtagttgttttctccatccatcttctaagtTAAAAACCTTAGCTCCATGAGTGAACTACATTCAAATTGTGGCATGATATACTACCTGGCAATCTAGTGTATACTCCATTAAGATTGTCAAGTAAAGAAACTATGTGACGAGATGAATtcctttagaaaaaaataatatttgtaattaaagtttTGAAATGATAGAATAAGTGAGAATAGAGAAAGTAATGTTTGCTACAGTCAGAATTGCATAATTATTtaggaacttttatttttaggaaacaTTTTGTACACTTCATTTGCTAAAGAAGCCTATAAAACTTgaactagtttttttttgttttaatagaaGACGATTGAGAATGGAGGTATTAAATATACTTCATATGGTTGAACAATGCAAATGGTAACTGTCTGTTTTGGCAAATTCATGCATACTCATGCATATTTTGCTTGAAAATAAGCAATAATTCACGTTTTAGGGGTGTGagaactcttgaaaagagttatatttcaagcctctagattgaattaattgtttgtaattaagtaaatatgtttgcattttcaagatgttttttgaacattgcataacaaagctAAGATTgtgctataaatattattatttgttacttttattattgGGGAAGAAAGGTATTGGTTGTTGTTGACTGTAGGTACAggatgaagaagagaagagagaaaagagtaggaaaatgaaggaagtgaaatattgccaTAGAAAAATGTTGGTTAGATTGCCAACAAGAATGTCATGGCAATTCCAGGAAAATGACACAGCACTTAGTCGACGTCACTCTCAGGCAGCtgtacttgtaccagataaaccaccctaaaaaagaggaagaaaaaggTGTGCACTAAAAGGGAGGGACCTACCCGATAAataaggaaagagaaaagaaaacaatGACGGAGTTTGGAGAGAGAAGAATTggagtgtaacaacccattttcagtgaaatcaaaacagtggtttcaggaccacaaattctatgagtaaattattatcttattattattttaatgtctatggaacattagt from Gossypium hirsutum isolate 1008001.06 chromosome D04, Gossypium_hirsutum_v2.1, whole genome shotgun sequence encodes:
- the LOC107898199 gene encoding uncharacterized protein encodes the protein MAYHPQTNRQAEFSNRQLKQILEKVVNPTHKHWLFRLDEALWAYQITFKTPLGMSPFKLVYGKPCHFPVELEHKTYWAIKKLNIDWSAVGTNCLLELNEMEEFRAQTYENAKLLKLFPAKLKSRWSGPFEIVHVYSHGAVRVKASKNDSTFKVNGERLKHYFGAPIINDKNSITFQTA